The genomic window GCCTTCGGACAAAGAAGTTTTTCCGTAGTCACCGGGGAAAATAAACCTGTTGTTCACTTCCACGATGAGTCCTGAGTCCTTTTCGTTTGCCTTAATAACGAGATCGGATACGGTTGTGTCCGCCAGGACTTCCTCCCACACGCCATTATAGAGGATCTCCATGCTTTCCCTGTCTATATTCCTGTCCCGCAAACATCGCAGATATTGAGTTCGAGCATCTTCACGCTCGCCAGTATGCGTTTCGCATTTCTCCTCACGGCCTCCACATCGCCCGCAGACTCAAGGATATCCTGCGTCGTCTGCTTCAGAACCCTGATCTTCCTATCCATCTCAGTTATCTTCATATCATCCATTATAGTCGCCTCCCGCAGCCTTTCTCGCCGTCATCCTATGGTCTCTCTCCGTCATCCCGGACTTGATCCGGGATCCAGAGGTGTTTGCAGCCCCTCGTTTTTCCTGTATTCCTGCCTTCGCAGGAATGACGGGATAGAAAAACCAT from Syntrophorhabdaceae bacterium includes these protein-coding regions:
- the thiS gene encoding sulfur carrier protein ThiS; the protein is MEILYNGVWEEVLADTTVSDLVIKANEKDSGLIVEVNNRFIFPGDYGKTSLSEGDRVEFINPDFGG